In Mastomys coucha isolate ucsf_1 unplaced genomic scaffold, UCSF_Mcou_1 pScaffold5, whole genome shotgun sequence, one genomic interval encodes:
- the LOC116078872 gene encoding olfactory receptor 2T1-like, translated as MGSEHRNYSITGFVLTSLFDKSQTHLFLFSMVMLVYILAVAGNTAMVLLIWMDTRLHTPMYFLLSQLSFLDIFFTSVTVPKMIVGFLFGWTSISFGGCGAQMFFFMFLGAAECLLLALMAYDRYVAICNPLRYPVLMSRRVCLLMVVASWLGGSLNASIQTSLTLQFPYCGSRKISHFFCEVPSLLMLACADTEAYKQVLFVTGVVVLLVPITFITASYALILAAVLRMHSVEGRQKALATCSSHLTVVNLFYGPLVYTYMLPASYHSPGQDDVVSVFYTVLTPMLNPVIYSLRNKEVTGAMKRAMGRCGVSRTA; from the coding sequence ATGGGTAGTGAACACAGGAACTACTCCATCACTGGCTTTGTGCTGACGAGCCTTTTTGACAAGAGCCAGACACACCTGTTCCTGTTCAGTATGGTGATGTTGGTCTACATCCTTGCTGTGGCAGGCAACACGGCCATGGTCCTTTTGATCTGGATGGACACCCGACtccacacccccatgtacttccTCCTCAGCCAGCTGTCCTTTCTGGACATCTTCTTTACATCAGTCACTGTCCCCAAGATGATAGTAGGCTTTCTCTTTGGTTGGACAAGCATCTCTTTCGGAGGCTGTGGAGCACAGATGTTTTTCTTCATGTTCCTGGGGGCTGCAGAGTGCCTCCTGCTGGCCCTCATGGCTTATGACCGTTACGTGGCTATCTGCAACCCTCTGCGGTATCCAGTGCTCATGAGCCGCCGGGTGTGCCTGCTCATGGTCGTGGCCTCCTGGCTGGGAGGATCCCTCAACGCCTCCATTCAGACTTCTCTAACCCTTCAGTTTCCCTACTGTGGATCGAGGAAGATCTCCCACTTCTTCTGTGAGGTGCCCTCACTGCTGATGCTGGCCTGTGCAGACACGGAAGCCTATAAGCAGGTACTATTTGTGACGGGTGTGGTGGTCCTCCTGGTGCCCATTACTTTCATTACCGCCTCCTATGCCCTCATCCTGGCTGCTGTGCTCCGGATGCACTCTGTGGAAGGGCGTCAGAAGGCCCTGGCCACATGCTCCTCCCACCTGACAGTCGTCAATCTCTTCTATGGGCCCCTTGTCTACACCTACATGTTACCCGCTTCCTATCACTCGCCAGGCCAAGATGATGTAGTATCTGTCTTTTACACCGTTCTCACGCCCATGCTTAACCCTGTCATCTACAGCCTCAGGAACAAGGAAGTTACAGGGGCAATGAAGAGAGCAATGGGGAGGTGTGGAGTCAGTAGGACTGCCTGA